Genomic segment of Malus domestica chromosome 15, GDT2T_hap1:
TTGGTCGCTGCTGTTTTGTATAATCATACTTGTGATCTACAAGTTAGGAACAAAGTTTGCATTACTTAAATCGAATTTTATCAAATTCTGGGCTCTTAGCATAGCTCATGAAATGACAACAATTACGTCGCGGACTAATGATTTGTGGACAATATAATTACTCTGCGGACTAattgtataatgacatgtgaTATTCCACTTTATATttcaaacacactaaaatctcTCGAGATTTATCTCGTCATGACTCATGATTAATGATGTGAGAATCTGTTCTAACTTCTCATAGCTAAGCATCAGTGTGGATTGAGACATTTGATTCATAACTTCAATAAGCTAacactttatgttttttttttcttctcatttctgTTGGTCGCTTTCTGGTTTAAGGATTGAACCAATACACCTACTACAATGGAAAGAGAGCGACGTGACTTGGTTGTCACGTTTTTTCGACATTAGGTTTTATCGTTGCAACGAAAATGAAAGCAACAAAACTTTACGAGAGTAACTACCTATTAATATTTGTGATTCGATTCCGCTAAAAAATTACAGCACTCGCTCATAAAAACAACCAATgcacatttatttattattcgACGTCCTCAAtcatttatgaaatttaaactcaaaTTTAATAGTCAAAATGTAGGTAGGGTAGAGAGAGCCTTGATCAACAAAATGCGACTATTGTGGACCAAAAATACTTGTCCGGTCAAAACTATAtagtataataataaaaatgtagATATCGTATCGGTCGTTGGCACGTGCGGCTTTAGCTGTACCATCCCCGACAGTATGTCTTGTGAGATGTGTGTGTGGAGCCCGAGCAAATCACGTGCCCGCAACGTTACAGAGATGCAGGGGATTGATTCCTTCTTCTCTTTCAATCCCAATATTTAcattttgtttttccattttttaacTCTATTTTTTTCTGTGCCACCAAATCCCCGTAGACTGCAACGACGTCCATCTCCTAGGATTCTCGCCGGATTCTTTTTATGAAAATCTTGAAAAACTTTTAATCATATTTTTTCATTGTACATCATAcgattaaaaaatatttaaaattgaacataatCATCTGACGAAAACTGATCGTATGATCTATAGTAAACGTATATAATTAAAGGATCttcgggatcctcacaaagagaaccCGACAAGGATCCTATCTCCATCTCCCTCCTCTCCAactatttaaatacatattttcaCAAATTACGGTGCACAAAACAAAGTCGATTATTAACATTCAAAATTAGCGAGCCAATGAGTTTGTTATTCAGTTCATTATTTGAATTTTCGAGTTTAATTTTCCTCTTGTCACTTAGTTGCACaacatttgaatttttgagTTCAATTTCTCCTCTTTTACCGCAATAGGTTAAATATATTCTCCATTTTATTCGAAGTTTCGAGTTTGATTTTCCGTTCCTTGCGCGACACAGAAAGTCTCGAATTCCATTCTCCCCTCTTGTACTTTTactgaattaaaaataataataaaataggaAATAAAATGGGTGTGTGTCGGTgctttttttatcctttttctCATCCTTTATCTTTGTCTTTGGATCCGGCGGTGGCGGGTGAGAGTTTGTGGGGAAATTGGCTGAAACATTACGTGTCGCGGCCTGAGTGCAGCATTACGTATCATATGGACTCACACGCCGATTCCAAAAATGGTGGTGGGCCCACGACGAAAATGATAAATGTTATTTCCTACCCTACCCCAGTAATAAAATGAATTAACTAAAAATTAAttagttattatttttttaatgaagttactttttttgtttgttatgtatatatatgattaagATAAACGAcgtatttatttaaaataaatgctAAAGAGATTCTTTCAAAATGGGACCTTTACGACATTCCACCGTCCTATTTTTTAGCACAATTCTCAGGATAACATCTTAAAATATATTGCTAAGTATATGAGGTGACGGATATCCCATGAAGGATCTCATTTGTATTTATTCTATTTAAAAAGTTATGAGTTGAGCTGAGCACCTAGCAGCGTCAGCTTGTAATTAAGTAGGGCATTAAGATGCTTGATGGAAGTGGAGCCCAACCCAAGTGGGTAAAAGTGTATGAAATCTATTTATAAACCATGTCACTTAGTAATATGATTTAATGGTATTTCTCCTAATTTGTAAGTGAtaagtcttagattcgattatggtcaaaggtgaatttgaaccacgttATTATTAGTTTATTGTAAGACTAGCCCACCTCCTATTCCTAATGtaaaaaatattgtttgttaaaaaaaaagttatgagTTGAGGAAAAAAAACGAGTATAAAAGgttgtacccagtgcacaaagctcccgctttacgcagggtctgggagaggtgaatgtcggctagccttacccccatttatggagaggggGTCTCGAACCCGatacctaccgctcatgggcaaaGACACTTGACATCGCACCaagtatgaaattaaaataatcTTTTAATTATAATTACAAACAATGCATTTAGATGTTTTGTGCTTCCTTTCGTTGGTGTTGGATTCCATATCGGCATCAATCAGTCAGAAGCCAAACATCATTGGGATGGCCTTGTCCTttcaaattattattaattattagtttagaTAAAACTTAATTTGCATATCCTTTGTTGTCGTTACCTCCTGCCAAAGTGGAATCAAGATTCTAATTCCATGAGGCACTTTAATTAAGTTCCCACCAAATATATAATTATGGTAAATGTGGCTTAAGCAATAATAATCAAGCATTATGTATTACTTTTTCTATATTCATGTAGTGGGTCAACTGATTAGGTTTTTTAGGTAGCTAACACCCTTAATTATGGCCATTATAAATAGTAAATAATGCACAATGTTGATTTACATTGATTACAATGTGAAACTATTTTATTCTCAATGCGAATCGATGTAGAATATCGCTTGTAATAAAGAAACTAAACTCAAATAACGACAAAGCATATGTAGCTTATATGCTTAAAAACATTTTATATCGCATCtgaagttttgttttcgtattctCCGTCTTCAATATCACTTGATAGTCGTACCACAGATGAGGTCGTCCTTGCAACTGACAATGTATGAAGCTTCCTCACTTTAGCATCCCCTTTTGCCCTATTTTATCCGAAttaagaggaaaaagaagaaaattaaaagagaaaaaaaaacagaacgTGCCATAATTTACCAGGCACAAATAAACATCATCATCTACAACAcaacacaaaagcaaaagaaaagttttaaagtttctgcCACTTTTCCGGCATTggatgtgtcatgtgtggaggagCTTGGCCAAATTATAGAGAGCAACTACAAATTACACGAACTTATTGATATCGTAACGTCTTAtgttaataatataattttattcaaaaaataaaaactttacaCATATCAATATATTACTAGCACGAAATCACTATAACCGTaccatataagtaaatgaaaactaattaaaatagcttgaaaactttgagttttaacgataagaaaaaaataaagggtaaagtgaatagtaccatgattgattttttagtattaaaatataattttttgttaagagAAAAATAtcagaagtttttcgttaaggCTCTTCATCCTCGAAATTATAGGGCTGTGATGATTACATAAAACTATTGCCACCACCATATGCTTCCAAAATccacctccctccctctctctctctctaaaattagGATGTAGGAAGCAAGAGTCACCATTTGCATGTGAGCGTTGTGAGAGCAATGACTTTTGGTTGCCTCGGTCACAGTGTCCATAGAGATCCTCCAATCCAATACAGAAAAGCTACCTAATCAAGGCTTTAATAAGGGAATCAAACACTCCCCCgaaaaaggaacaaaagaaaTTACCTTAACACAACCCCTAATCATTCATCCCCACCGATTTCTATCCCTCGCCTTTTCACTTTACATATCGCTCTCACCACATTCAACTCTTCTACAATTACGGTGTTTACGGTATTTTAAATCAGTCACGCATTGTTATGTTAAAAAGTTTAAACATATAATTGTGTACATAGAATTATAACAccattattttacttttgacaCGATAACTTTTTGTGTTCGATTATTAGTCTCGGTGAATTATCCGGCCCACAAAATGGTGGCATCCGGTTTTTTGTGACTAGGTCGGACGGTTCATTTGATCCGACTGACGGAACACGACAGATCTAGGTAAATTTCTGTGCACATTCATACATTATTAGTCTAGGAAacaagaaaaggaaaacaaacagagaaagaagaaaaaggaggaatCCGGTGGGTCAGTGACCAGCGCCTTACAAGATACGACTAATTAACAGCAAAATCTAGTACTCGGTGCGTTTGCTATCTCCATCGCTTCCCAAAGGCATAGAGATCCAAATGCCTCACGCCCCACCAACCACCATTTCTTCTGCTTAAAGCTTTCCATGGCCCATTTTACTACTCATCATTGCTAGCTAAAAGCACAGGATTAATTACCGAGATAAAAGGCAATGGACGTGGGAAGAAGGAAGAGCGGTGTGGTTGCAGGCTCAGTGTGGGAGAGCAGAATGAAGGTTGATCAAGTTAAAGGCGGGGTTAAGGTCTTCAATGGCGATCAGGACAATGCAGAAGAGACTAGTACTAATGGGGTTACTGCCGCAACTCGCACGAGGTTGAAGAGAGCTCCAGCTGGCGGCGGCGGTGCGGCGAGTTCTGGCAAGAGAAAGACCTGGAAATCTGAGACCTTTGAAGGTTCGGAGAAGAGCCCGATTCAGATTTCGAAAGGGAAAACAGAGTCCGTGAAGAATTCGGATGAACAGTGCAAGGAGCTGAGCGTCTCTGTCGATGGAATCAGGAAGAGCCCAGCTCAGCTGAGGAGGCTTAGATCTGAGGGAACCAAAGAGATTGGTGTTTCTGctgagaaaaatgagagaagcCCAATTGGGATTAGGAAGCCGAGACGTGAATTACTGAAAAGTTCTAGTGATTTGGGTGAGGGAGCTGAGAGGAATTCGATTCAGCTGAGGAAGGTGAAATCGGAGTCGAGCAGGGGAATTGATGACCCTTCAGGGAGTGCAATTCAATCGGAAAAGCCGAAATCGGAGCCGAATAAGGCCTCCGATGAATCTGATAAGGAAATGGAATCGGTTGAATCGGAGTCGAGCAGGGGAATTGATGACGCTTCAGGGAGTGCAATTCAATCGGAAAAGGCGAAATTGGAGCCGAATAAGGCCTCCGATGAAATTGATAAGGAAATCGAATCGGTTGATGTGTCTGTTAAGGAGATTGAGGAGAACCCAGTTGAGAATTCTGAGATTGGAGACGATGGATCTGATGAGAATTGTAAGGAGTTCGGTGTGTGTGAAGAAATGGTCGTGAAATCGAGCGGTGGGAGCAATGCCGGTGTGCTCAAATCTGATGATGATCGTAAAGCGAAAGAGGACAATGACGGAGATGACGGCGGAGATGAATCCGAGGAGGAGGTGGACGAGGAAATTGAGGTTGAAATCGAAAAGAAGAGTGTTGACATCAAGGAAGTCAATGCAGCACCAGAAGAGAAACCAACGGCCAAGATTGTGAAAGAAGAAGCGAAGGTGGTGAAAGTCAATGAGGTGAAGAAGCCGGCCGGTCCGGTCAGAACTGGGTCCGGTCCGGCGCTTCTCCAACTTGAGCGCAGAGAAGTGAAAAAGCTTCTTCAGAAGCCGCCGGAATCCATTTCCTTGAACTTGAAGAAATCACCAGCTCCTGTTATAAAACGGGCAACTGTTTTTCCAAAGGTCCCCAAATATAATTACACTTCATGTAAGTTTCTTGATTTCTTTTGAATTCTACATCTGCATATTTCTCGATTTATGCTTGTCATCCTTTCGCACTAATCTTCTCTGTATCGTTCCAATTTATCATTCTTTCTTGGGAGAACTCCTAATTTGCATATTGCTATTTTAGTGATTTGGGTTTTGTTGGGATTGCTTCTTGGTACTAATCTTGACCTTTCTTTTCACCAATTAGTTTCAGCTTCAAAAGAGCGCCACAGCAGCTTCCCAGAAACACACAGCAGATTGCAAAGTCTAGGTGAGTTTTAATTCCTAATTTATTTCTTAATCTACGGAGAAGGGATTCAAAATTTGGTGTAATCGGAGGAGCATATCATACTAACCAACCGGCCTAATCCACGTCTGTTTTCATCGTTTTATTTTCTCAGTGGATTTGATAATGTGGAAAGATATATCAAGATCAGTTTTTGTGTTTGGAATTGGAACATTTGTGATACTATCATCCTCCTACACAAAGGATATTAACATCAGGTCAGTTAAATCCTcatcaaaataaattaacaaaaaaaaaataaattctgCATTTCCTTCCTCTAAATCTAATTAATCTTACTTAATCCTTATTCCTGCAGCTTTATTTCTGTAATATCCTATCTTGGGCTTCTTTATCTAGCTGCCATCTTCCTCTTTAAGTCCATTATTTGCAGGTAATTTACTTTTCACTTTTATACACATActaagataattttttttaccacccTTTTGCTTTAATTTGGAAAATTAATATTTCAGGGGAGTTTTAGAAGTAGATAATACAAATTATGTAGTGGGTGAGCAAGAAGCAATTTGGTTGCTAAGACTGGTTCTGCCTTACTTGAATGAGTTCCTGCTGAAGCTCAAAGCTTTGTTCTCTGGTGATCCTGCCACCACAATTAaggtactttctttttttttttccttccttttttttatttatttatctatttttttttctgataaTGTTGATACAAAAAGGTTGGTGATGTATATTGTATCTTTTGCAGTTGGCAGTGCTGCTCTTTGTTTTGGCCAGGTGTGGCAGCTCCATTACCATTTGGACCATGTGCAAAGTGGGTAAGTCCCAATTTTTGTTCTCTCGTTATAAGTTGAGCTAGTCAGTTGGTTAGGACAGACATGCCGTCTCTTTGAACTTACGCTTAAATCTTTTTCCTCACACATTAGAATAGTTTAcagtagaggtcgcacttggtgcgatggcaagtgccttcgcccatgagcggtaggtctcgggttcgagacttgggagcagcctctccataaatgggggtaaggctagccgacattcacctctcccagaccctgcgtaaagcgggagcattgtgcactgggtacgacctttattagAATAGTTTACAGTCTGTTAAAGGTGAGCTAGGTCAGTCGGTTTGGATAGTTCATGCTGCCTCTTTACGCTTACGTTCAAATCTTCTTCCTCACATATTAGAATAGATTAAAATATTACCTTATACCGATAACAATGGATTAGCATGAAAATTGAGTTTTTTCTTTAAGTTTACATTTTACAATTTGATCAATGTTAGTGATACTCACACatctctttttactttttacaaaccattattaatttttgtcaattgatcttattcaattcattcaatccgcCAACTAAAAATTAAGAGAaatgtgtaaaaaataaaaataggtgTATAGATAACACACACTTAAATCAAGGGGAACACTAAAGTGACTGAACTAGGAGAAGGCTGTGTTCTGTTTTTATTGTCATTTTcgaatccggatcctctttgtgaggatcccgaaatccgtgaatcgtgtccgttcatcgtacatcgttctgtcaaaaattattttaaatatttttatttaaaattaaacacaaacagtacttgataaaaactgactgcacgatatacaatgaacggacacgattcatAGATCCCcaggatcctcaccaaaagaatACAGAGAGGATACTGTTGGGTCATTTTCAACCCCACAAGTGcgataaatttttagttgtgacgggaatacgaatggtacaccatgtgtttttatgtaagtggtggaaaattttatttgttaagttattaactttttaacatacttattctattatttatataacacgtgatgtaccatcgcGTGTGAGACGGTCACATTGAAGAATCTCTTCACAAGTGCAGCCAAAACAGAGAGACAAGTGTGAAAAATTCTCTGAAAACTTAGACTTCTGATcgttattttaactttttaactGACGATGTGGACATGTTCGTGCAACATGGCAGGCTTTTTCGGAGTTTTCACCCTACCCAAACTCTGCTCTTTGTATTCTGCCCAGATGACCGTCTACGGTAAATTTCATTCATTCCTCCAATTATTACCCTTGTGTCCCTTTTTATCAACTTATTTTTACTCCATGCATGTATTAGTATTACTACGTCACGCACTTCTTCTACGATATTCGCACCGGCATTTTGATCCATCTCACATTGCATACACGCACATGTTATGTCCAATAAATTTGTAGTAAACTCGAAAGAAATATGTAACCTGATGTATATCTTTTTTCAGCACGATTAAAAATCTCTTATAAACTCACCCACCCTTTAAAATTGTAATGGATCTGTATCTGTTAGTTTGATGATGGTCCATCACTCTCCCTAACGTGGAATTGATTGGTCCCCACACCCCCACGTTAATGAAAACGATATCCATTATGGTAAGGTCCCACACAAATAAGTCTATGAATTAACATTATCGTAAGGTCCCATGAACGACTAAAAGTTGAGGCAAATAATGGGCTTCAATCCTTATGGGCCCAACTGTGTTGGATTTATGGTCTAAGCCCAATGGATCTGTTATAGTTTTCACTATATTAATATTTAAACGAAGAAGTGATTTCCGCACGTAcataatgacatatatatttttttcttatgtcCACGATCGTTTATTTATGGTTGTTGGTTTGAATTAATCAAAGGAGAGTCCATTGTAGTATCATAAATATGTTTCCAACTATAATTGTAAAGCATATGCGTGCTTGTTCCTTTTGACCCAAGTTCCGAATCTCCTTCTCCGAACGTATTTTCAGAAGAGAGCTATAATTATTTTATAGAGCCTTCACAAGCTCAATGTGTCCTAACAATGTATGCTTTGGTATTGACGTGATCAGCTAAATTTTGGGTTCGGCGATTTCGGGATGCATGGGAGTCATGCACTCACAAGAAACCATTGACCATTGCCATTTTTCTACTGGTTTGGAACCTCTCTTCTGTCGTCGCTCGAATTTGGGCAGGTATGTTAAACAAGTCCCAACGCTTCTACGCGTAGTGTCTATCATTTTTTCTAGTAATTGCAAAATCACCGTGGCTCTCCCTCTCCATTGTTTACGATATAATTATGAAACCGAGCAACGTTTTTGCAGCGTTTATATTGCTCGTGGCCTTCCGGTACTATCAGCAGAAACTGGTGGCGGAGGAGTGGGCGGAAGAATCAGATGATGCCGCtgcaggaggaggaggaggaggagctcAGGAAACCTGGGAACAAGAAGGAGGACAAAGACAAGGGCATGTGGATATtaccaaagaaaagaaaggattcTAGACTCTAGGATTATACATATTATATACCGTATCTTGTGCTCAAATCAAGTTTTTTAAGTGTCTGTTTTATTCTGGTTTACTGTAGATAGCTAAATATCTTTGATTAGGGACATTGTTTAATCCCAGTTTGTGACCAATAATTACTTCACTTAATGTACTTTGTAGCTCTTACGAATATATAGaggaaaataaatgaaaagtttGGTTTTCGTTGACTACTCTTATTATCCATTCCATTGGTGTTATTGGTGGTGGACCTTGTGGTCGTCTCGTCATTAAGATTGCTAAGTTTCTAAACACTCCTTATTTGTGTACTTTAGGGTTTTTTACTACTGGTTCATGGTTGGTGTGATAAGGGCTCGTATTTAGAGTGTTGAGACGAGTAATCCTTTAAAAATGGTCATATGTGGATTTTGACAGATAAATGGTAGAGATTGACGTAAAAGATGACATTGATGCAGGAGAATGGACATAATATTGatcgaaataaaaaaataaaacgaaaatAATGAATTCGGAATATTACATGAGCCATTTGTGATGGAAATCCTATTTTTATGTTGAGGATTATGTGTGCAAGTTGCAATTTGTGCAGGTTGGAGCATAACTTGACCTTTACTATGAAGGAAATCTTAGTGTACGACCGTCGGATCACATAAAGTGTCAAGTTGATGGCACGTCTCATCCCAATCTTCGGAAGGAGGGCTGAACCCAGTTACAAGtgtgttttttgaattttttttgtcgaTGCAGTCGATATTTTAATTGAAATATCGAAAAAATTAGATAAAGATATGAAAAAGGAAGGTGAAGTTTAAACTTTACATG
This window contains:
- the LOC103400324 gene encoding reticulon-like protein B21 gives rise to the protein MDVGRRKSGVVAGSVWESRMKVDQVKGGVKVFNGDQDNAEETSTNGVTAATRTRLKRAPAGGGGAASSGKRKTWKSETFEGSEKSPIQISKGKTESVKNSDEQCKELSVSVDGIRKSPAQLRRLRSEGTKEIGVSAEKNERSPIGIRKPRRELLKSSSDLGEGAERNSIQLRKVKSESSRGIDDPSGSAIQSEKPKSEPNKASDESDKEMESVESESSRGIDDASGSAIQSEKAKLEPNKASDEIDKEIESVDVSVKEIEENPVENSEIGDDGSDENCKEFGVCEEMVVKSSGGSNAGVLKSDDDRKAKEDNDGDDGGDESEEEVDEEIEVEIEKKSVDIKEVNAAPEEKPTAKIVKEEAKVVKVNEVKKPAGPVRTGSGPALLQLERREVKKLLQKPPESISLNLKKSPAPVIKRATVFPKVPKYNYTSFSASKERHSSFPETHSRLQSLVDLIMWKDISRSVFVFGIGTFVILSSSYTKDINISFISVISYLGLLYLAAIFLFKSIICRGVLEVDNTNYVVGEQEAIWLLRLVLPYLNEFLLKLKALFSGDPATTIKLAVLLFVLARCGSSITIWTMCKVGFFGVFTLPKLCSLYSAQMTVYAKFWVRRFRDAWESCTHKKPLTIAIFLLVWNLSSVVARIWAAFILLVAFRYYQQKLVAEEWAEESDDAAAGGGGGGAQETWEQEGGQRQGHVDITKEKKGF